From Chitinispirillales bacterium ANBcel5, one genomic window encodes:
- the uvrB gene encoding excinuclease ABC subunit UvrB yields MKFKLNTDFKPAGDQPEAIKQLVDGVDKNIQNQVLLGVTGSGKTFTMANVIEKLQMPTLIMSHNKTLAAQLFQEFRDFFPENAVEYFVSFYDYYQPEAYIPSSDTFIAKSSLINEDIDRLRLKATSSLLSRNDVIIVASVSCIYGIGSPDAYSESSIKLRCNDQITRRDLLQSFTEMQYVRNDISLQRGTFRVKGDVLEIQPAYEERALRIETFGDTIESISYISPVSAKVLQRLEEVTIFPAKHYMTTGITMDEAINKINLELNMQLHKFQTQNKLVEAQRLEQRTKYDIEMLREVGYVNGIENYSRILDGREPGTRPYTMIDFFSKPFLTIIDESHVTIPQIQGMYNGDRARKQTLVDHGFRLPCALDNRPLIFNEFNQLIDYTIYVSATPGDYELEKSEGLIVEQVIRPTHLVDPPIEIRPAVNQVDDLIEQLRTTVEKKERALVTTLTKKMAEDLTEYLENLDFKVRYLHSEIDTLERTDILRDLRLGEFDILIGINLLREGLDLPEVALVTILDADKEGFLRSVRSIVQIAGRAARNVNGRIILYADTITDSIRKALDESSRRRNKQLEYNKKHGISPKTVARKIDQRLTFYDTEDSPTLFKAAEKQKTYKTDTKKRGKTKLQKLEKEMQEAAKNLDFEKAAQLRDTIAQIKAKG; encoded by the coding sequence ATGAAATTCAAATTAAATACCGATTTCAAGCCAGCTGGAGATCAGCCCGAGGCCATTAAGCAGTTAGTAGATGGGGTGGATAAAAATATCCAAAACCAGGTACTGCTGGGCGTAACAGGTTCTGGTAAAACGTTCACCATGGCCAATGTAATAGAAAAATTACAAATGCCCACACTTATAATGTCACATAATAAGACTCTGGCAGCACAATTGTTTCAGGAATTCAGGGATTTTTTCCCTGAAAACGCAGTAGAGTATTTTGTCAGCTTTTACGATTACTACCAACCTGAAGCCTACATCCCCTCCAGTGATACCTTTATAGCCAAGAGTTCGCTCATTAATGAAGATATCGATAGATTACGACTAAAAGCAACCAGCTCTCTTTTATCGAGAAATGATGTCATAATTGTGGCCAGTGTTTCCTGTATCTATGGTATCGGCTCACCCGATGCCTATTCTGAATCAAGTATTAAACTACGGTGCAACGACCAAATCACCCGAAGAGACTTGCTCCAGAGCTTCACTGAGATGCAATATGTGCGAAACGACATTTCCTTACAAAGAGGTACATTCAGAGTTAAGGGTGATGTGCTGGAGATTCAGCCTGCGTATGAAGAAAGAGCCCTAAGGATAGAAACCTTTGGGGACACAATCGAATCTATCAGCTATATATCACCAGTTAGTGCGAAAGTGTTACAAAGACTTGAAGAGGTGACCATTTTTCCGGCAAAGCACTATATGACTACCGGAATTACCATGGATGAGGCAATAAATAAGATTAATCTGGAACTGAATATGCAGCTACATAAGTTTCAGACCCAAAATAAGCTAGTTGAAGCTCAGCGACTTGAACAACGTACCAAATACGATATCGAGATGTTACGTGAAGTGGGGTATGTAAATGGTATTGAAAACTACTCACGCATTCTCGATGGACGTGAGCCCGGGACACGCCCCTATACAATGATCGATTTTTTCTCTAAACCATTTTTAACCATTATTGATGAATCTCACGTTACTATTCCACAAATTCAGGGAATGTATAACGGAGACAGAGCCCGCAAACAAACCCTTGTTGATCACGGCTTTAGATTACCGTGCGCTCTGGATAACAGACCCCTTATATTTAACGAATTCAATCAGTTAATTGATTACACCATATATGTTTCCGCTACTCCCGGAGACTATGAGCTGGAAAAAAGTGAAGGGCTGATAGTAGAGCAGGTTATCAGACCTACTCACCTGGTCGATCCACCAATAGAGATAAGGCCGGCAGTTAATCAGGTGGATGATTTAATTGAGCAGCTAAGAACAACGGTTGAAAAAAAGGAAAGAGCACTGGTTACTACCTTAACCAAAAAAATGGCCGAAGACTTAACTGAGTATCTTGAGAATCTGGACTTTAAGGTACGGTATCTACATTCTGAAATCGATACTTTGGAACGAACCGATATACTCCGTGATTTGCGACTTGGTGAATTTGATATCCTTATAGGGATAAATCTGTTAAGGGAGGGATTGGATCTACCGGAAGTGGCACTGGTCACTATTCTTGATGCCGATAAAGAGGGGTTTTTACGATCGGTACGCTCAATCGTTCAGATCGCCGGACGAGCCGCAAGAAACGTTAATGGAAGAATCATTCTCTATGCCGATACAATTACCGATTCCATAAGAAAAGCATTGGATGAAAGCTCAAGAAGAAGAAACAAACAACTTGAGTACAATAAGAAGCATGGTATAAGTCCTAAAACTGTAGCCAGAAAAATTGATCAGCGCCTTACCTTTTATGACACAGAAGATTCCCCCACACTGTTTAAAGCAGCTGAAAAGCAGAAAACCTATAAAACTGACACCAAAAAAAGAGGCAAAACCAAACTGCAGAAACTTGAAAAGGAGATGCAGGAGGCAGCAAAGAATCTCGATTTTGAAAAAGCGGCACAGTTACGAGACACAATTGCTCAGATTAAAGCCAAAGGATAG
- a CDS encoding Ig-like domain-containing protein encodes MKLVVSLLILLVSISFVTSKTFTRESFMEGERLNLADSSGGLIIDTSHSSLINLYNDFPESSNSANADVIFRANDSLTFFWASPQDGYIFKRDVILTDFSSQYQSNAQVVTDYNPSTFNYLNSAGTINTVISFIETSPHDDLDVSLVLFNGNEKIVVDSSRGGNRRGRMASSLTQVSEDTFLIANSVNDSLLYLRKIHSDGITISVESEVEVTRNSTGQIDNRISNCYVAVDSSGNALVTWTQGDLFGDKYLHVKGFTADLVETFHHSEVITVSDNYFHFTSDAPAVAIGNNRFAIATWDESGVLLHTVTAQEVETKRVIHATGIKHVAITTNGQHLAVVYRDTHNESIKAVRYVTKNGEVLDTTKEQYEISKGTVDLKEDNANTYTSAALNSAMDRNGSIAAVWRNGEIIEGGVLGRRFIRYSSGQYVSPVEEIGVFSGDSVRFYPATIMIDSLSPYWSVTGKIRFGTSSEEIINKGWVSLMDSSELYQARGVYSHFQYKIDIVTTDTLSTPLLKRVTIDWNSKPVITNAEVYINDNSIGTISNGDEVTVFSRKDKAQIHFSVRDGREEEWIQFLTKTPQHDTTFYVHSDSPIYSGYTEIENFAVSDTSYEITIEAKDSFNWNAVPLQFSFRTRNSIPKLHLKAKDSSVIKDGTTILFQEDDSLMITMGVSDTNDPLTVTAYAIILSDEKPDTIGHTSGSEPPVLMMLSAEQFSKPKELKIVASDPDTVVVTMCSIRVNHIPEIKYVTIDDKKYKNRDTVRIIPGREFELSIKTDDPDLLYGDTLTYTNSLSDLFIRTVQPLLKKKITPQAEDPYLTIKVSDTHNRTDSVRVYYKYPQYQSESPSHDYLYGKGKLRDGISLIHGSLDTANVSLPLQNSGSDTLSITSVSFGNESYQWLSFAVLYDEDTQVFNSKTIDEFSPLVIGAGDTIPFRINLTADGLKGDGVVDDTIFIHTSDPRNSIDTIPIRFEHNDLPRIVSVEVLFDKSVLNKTQQSTSYDFPPHGLISVLFSEPIDSISAQNGISLFSYFDLKKSGVDNPISTYHNWNSDYTRLNIRANYTDSSSHFGLKPPAGMFIPTDSIHLAINQGVSDLAQTPSGPNALDILQINERVSESDTTFAFRIDSIPFRVTSLSPSHASFNVTNTFGISIEFSSPVDPASVDTSLSENKTLQVYSSMSKDELVSFDSIDVTENIITAYPSRRFFYGDTIFCRFNSSGVKDFLGYTTDNTGDGISMPLIDPDSPADDIEWHFIIQNNDIVTVTPVEGSAVDEISPEITITFSHPIFPGTFDTDTTANNKSFSLSSRFGEDDISFSDITISDCSTEVTIVPDRRFFADDSVLCHFKGFTSPFDYLSENNLPLNNLKGEYQWYFTTSGTGFYTYPNPYRPSKDPRHCIENGPCGIWFKNLHLIDPEKNDLRIKIFTIKAIPVFDTQRAGISLNFDPDNQFVEPQWLWDTKNQSGTKVSSGVYFYLIYDSDGSALKRGKVMIVR; translated from the coding sequence ATGAAACTGGTAGTTAGTTTACTCATCCTTTTGGTATCCATATCCTTCGTTACTTCCAAAACTTTTACCAGAGAATCCTTCATGGAAGGAGAAAGACTCAATCTTGCCGATAGCTCCGGTGGTTTGATTATTGATACCAGTCACAGCAGCCTTATAAATCTGTATAATGATTTCCCCGAAAGTAGTAACAGTGCTAATGCTGATGTGATATTTAGAGCAAATGATTCTCTGACCTTTTTCTGGGCTTCACCGCAAGACGGGTATATATTTAAACGCGATGTTATACTTACAGATTTCAGTTCACAATACCAAAGTAATGCTCAGGTGGTAACAGATTACAATCCTTCCACATTTAACTACCTAAATTCAGCAGGAACTATCAACACGGTTATCTCATTCATTGAAACGAGCCCACATGATGACCTTGATGTTTCGCTGGTACTCTTTAATGGTAATGAAAAAATAGTTGTGGATAGCTCAAGAGGTGGAAACAGACGAGGACGAATGGCTTCAAGTCTTACTCAAGTGTCTGAAGATACCTTTCTGATAGCAAACTCGGTGAATGACAGTCTGCTCTATTTGAGAAAAATACACTCTGATGGCATCACAATAAGCGTCGAGTCAGAAGTAGAAGTAACGAGGAATAGCACCGGGCAGATAGATAATAGAATCAGTAATTGCTACGTGGCTGTTGATTCATCAGGCAACGCACTTGTTACCTGGACTCAGGGTGATCTCTTTGGTGACAAGTATCTTCATGTTAAAGGTTTTACTGCTGATTTGGTGGAAACGTTTCATCATAGTGAAGTTATTACGGTTTCAGATAATTACTTTCATTTCACTTCAGATGCTCCAGCTGTGGCCATAGGTAATAATCGCTTTGCAATTGCCACATGGGATGAGTCTGGAGTGTTGCTTCATACAGTAACAGCCCAGGAAGTTGAAACCAAAAGAGTAATTCATGCCACAGGAATCAAACATGTTGCAATCACTACCAATGGACAACACCTGGCGGTTGTTTACAGAGACACTCATAATGAATCCATAAAGGCAGTGCGTTATGTTACAAAAAATGGGGAAGTGCTGGATACTACCAAAGAACAGTATGAAATTTCAAAAGGAACAGTAGATCTCAAAGAAGATAATGCGAATACCTATACCAGTGCTGCTCTTAACAGTGCAATGGACAGAAATGGTTCCATAGCAGCTGTTTGGCGAAATGGAGAGATTATAGAAGGAGGTGTGCTGGGGAGACGTTTTATCAGATACAGTAGTGGACAATATGTTTCCCCCGTAGAAGAGATAGGCGTTTTTTCAGGAGATTCAGTTCGTTTTTATCCTGCCACCATAATGATTGATTCACTCTCCCCTTACTGGAGTGTTACCGGTAAAATCCGTTTTGGAACTTCAAGTGAAGAGATAATTAATAAGGGCTGGGTCTCTTTAATGGATAGCTCAGAACTATACCAAGCCAGAGGGGTGTATAGTCATTTTCAATACAAAATTGATATCGTAACAACGGATACCCTCTCAACACCTCTGCTCAAGAGGGTTACCATAGACTGGAACTCAAAACCGGTTATTACTAATGCTGAAGTTTATATAAATGATAATAGTATAGGAACTATCAGCAACGGTGATGAGGTGACAGTTTTTTCCAGAAAAGATAAAGCGCAGATACATTTCAGTGTAAGAGATGGTCGTGAAGAGGAATGGATACAATTTCTAACCAAGACTCCCCAACACGATACTACCTTTTATGTTCACAGCGATTCACCAATTTATTCCGGATATACAGAAATTGAAAATTTTGCGGTTTCAGACACCAGTTATGAGATAACGATAGAAGCGAAAGATTCATTTAACTGGAATGCTGTTCCATTACAGTTCAGTTTTAGAACCAGAAATTCTATCCCAAAGCTTCACTTGAAGGCCAAAGATAGTTCGGTAATAAAAGATGGAACAACAATACTATTTCAGGAAGATGATTCTCTTATGATAACTATGGGTGTTAGTGATACTAATGATCCTCTTACAGTTACGGCCTACGCAATTATTCTAAGTGATGAAAAACCAGACACAATTGGCCATACATCAGGCAGTGAACCTCCCGTTTTGATGATGCTCTCAGCAGAGCAATTCTCAAAACCCAAAGAACTGAAAATTGTTGCTTCAGATCCCGATACCGTTGTTGTGACCATGTGCAGTATCAGAGTTAATCATATCCCCGAAATTAAATACGTTACTATTGATGATAAGAAGTACAAAAATCGTGATACTGTCAGGATTATTCCTGGTCGGGAGTTTGAATTAAGCATCAAAACAGATGATCCTGATCTTCTTTATGGCGACACACTTACCTATACTAACTCTCTTTCCGATTTATTCATCAGAACCGTTCAACCACTGCTTAAAAAAAAAATTACTCCGCAGGCAGAAGATCCATATTTAACTATAAAGGTATCTGATACTCATAATCGAACAGATAGTGTAAGAGTTTATTATAAGTATCCGCAATACCAGTCAGAATCCCCGTCTCATGACTATTTATATGGGAAAGGAAAACTCCGCGATGGGATATCACTGATACATGGTAGCCTTGATACTGCAAACGTATCACTTCCTCTTCAAAACAGTGGTAGTGATACATTATCCATAACTTCAGTTTCATTCGGTAATGAAAGTTATCAGTGGCTTTCTTTTGCTGTTTTGTACGATGAGGACACACAGGTTTTTAACTCAAAAACAATCGATGAATTTTCGCCATTGGTTATTGGAGCAGGAGATACTATACCGTTTAGAATCAATCTGACCGCGGATGGGCTCAAAGGTGATGGGGTAGTGGACGATACGATTTTTATACACACAAGCGATCCTCGTAATTCTATTGATACCATACCGATACGCTTTGAACACAATGACCTGCCCCGAATTGTATCGGTTGAAGTGCTGTTTGATAAATCTGTTTTAAATAAAACTCAGCAATCTACATCCTATGACTTTCCCCCTCATGGCCTAATATCTGTTTTATTCAGTGAGCCAATAGATTCTATCTCTGCTCAAAACGGTATTTCACTTTTTAGTTACTTTGATTTGAAAAAAAGCGGAGTAGATAATCCCATAAGTACCTACCATAACTGGAATAGTGATTACACAAGATTAAATATCAGGGCAAATTATACGGATTCAAGTTCTCATTTTGGTTTAAAGCCACCAGCTGGAATGTTTATTCCTACAGATTCAATTCATTTAGCAATAAATCAAGGGGTTAGCGATTTAGCACAAACCCCCTCCGGGCCTAACGCATTGGATATATTACAGATAAATGAAAGAGTTTCAGAAAGCGATACAACGTTTGCCTTTAGAATAGACTCCATACCGTTTAGGGTAACATCGTTAAGCCCTTCTCATGCTTCGTTTAATGTCACAAACACTTTTGGAATATCCATCGAATTTTCATCACCTGTTGATCCGGCAAGTGTTGATACATCCCTTAGCGAAAACAAAACACTTCAGGTCTATTCAAGTATGAGCAAAGATGAATTGGTATCGTTTGATTCAATCGATGTAACAGAAAACATTATAACAGCTTATCCATCGAGAAGGTTCTTTTATGGAGATACGATTTTTTGCAGATTTAACTCTTCGGGTGTAAAAGATTTTTTGGGCTACACCACAGACAACACCGGTGATGGAATTTCTATGCCCCTCATAGATCCCGATTCTCCGGCCGATGATATAGAGTGGCATTTTATCATTCAAAACAATGATATCGTTACGGTTACACCAGTTGAAGGGTCGGCAGTCGATGAGATTAGCCCTGAAATTACTATCACCTTTTCTCACCCTATTTTCCCCGGAACTTTTGACACCGATACAACCGCTAATAATAAAAGTTTTTCTCTCTCTTCCAGATTTGGTGAAGATGACATCTCTTTTAGTGATATAACCATCTCTGACTGCAGCACCGAAGTAACGATTGTACCTGACAGACGTTTCTTCGCTGATGACAGTGTGTTATGCCACTTTAAAGGTTTTACGTCACCATTTGATTATCTGAGTGAGAATAATTTACCTTTAAATAATTTAAAAGGGGAGTATCAGTGGTATTTTACTACAAGTGGAACCGGTTTTTACACCTATCCAAATCCTTACAGACCCTCAAAAGACCCAAGGCATTGTATAGAAAATGGTCCGTGCGGAATATGGTTTAAAAATCTTCATCTGATCGATCCTGAAAAAAACGATTTGAGGATTAAAATTTTCACGATTAAAGCAATCCCGGTGTTCGACACTCAAAGAGCAGGAATATCTCTGAACTTTGATCCGGACAATCAGTTCGTTGAACCACAATGGTTATGGGATACAAAGAATCAATCAGGTACAAAAGTTTCCTCGGGAGTGTACTTTTATCTGATATATGATTCTGACGGAAGTGCGCTGAAGCGTGGAAAGGTGATGATCGTTAGATAG
- the fliJ gene encoding flagellar export protein FliJ, with translation MKKKFKFSLQALLDFRLRKEDEIKGLLGQKHGEIENQKKEIQSLEQSLKELQRSEKESRGSGEDILSMRYSVSYRNHLKLTILKQGRKFQDLGAEAEAIRKELVKATQKRKAVEKIKEHKLREWKKEQNRNQQIFSDEIAQQAFIRSAHETGS, from the coding sequence ATGAAAAAGAAATTTAAGTTTTCACTTCAGGCACTACTTGATTTCAGGCTTCGCAAAGAGGATGAAATCAAAGGCTTACTTGGTCAAAAGCATGGTGAAATAGAAAATCAGAAAAAAGAGATACAATCTTTGGAACAATCGCTTAAGGAACTTCAGAGATCAGAAAAAGAGAGTAGGGGATCGGGTGAGGATATTCTCTCAATGCGCTACTCGGTAAGTTACAGAAATCATCTGAAACTTACAATTTTAAAACAGGGACGCAAATTCCAGGATCTTGGTGCTGAAGCTGAAGCGATTCGAAAAGAGCTGGTAAAAGCAACTCAGAAGAGAAAAGCTGTGGAAAAAATAAAAGAACACAAACTCAGAGAATGGAAAAAAGAGCAAAACAGGAATCAACAAATATTCTCCGACGAAATCGCACAGCAGGCTTTTATCAGGAGCGCACATGAAACTGGTAGTTAG
- the fliI gene encoding flagellar protein export ATPase FliI encodes MILFQNEIEERLNYLLDTVNASEPIRIHGRIIEVIGLMIVSNGPAASIGEICNIERNGIRVGQAEVVGFRKKNTLLMPLGTIEGIHPGLTVSATRHPLMVSTGENLLGRVLNGLGVPIDNKGPLNTIDKRSVFSAVPNPLSRNRITEPFHTGIKAIDSLITIGKGQRMGIFAGSGVGKSVLMGMMAKNCKSDINVIALIGERGREVREFIERDLGPEGMARSVLVVATSDQPALIRIKGALIAASIAEYFRDQGKNVLFLADSITRLAMAQREIGLAVGEPPATKGYTPSVFSLLPQFLERAGNSDKGTITGLFTVLVEGDDMDEPIADTARSILDGHIVLSRKLAHQNHFPAIDVLESISRCMNDIAKKEHVSISSRIKDLMAAYRENEDLIQIGAYVAGTNERVDRAIKIQQHIKTFLRQSTDTSSDFDGNIKKLRELLAAAG; translated from the coding sequence ATGATACTTTTTCAAAACGAGATCGAAGAACGGCTAAATTATCTACTCGATACGGTAAATGCTTCAGAACCGATCAGGATTCATGGGCGAATTATCGAAGTCATTGGATTGATGATAGTTTCAAATGGTCCGGCTGCATCAATTGGAGAAATCTGTAACATTGAGAGAAATGGTATCAGAGTTGGACAAGCCGAAGTTGTGGGGTTTCGAAAGAAAAATACTCTTCTGATGCCTCTTGGAACCATTGAAGGTATACACCCCGGGCTCACTGTATCTGCCACAAGACATCCATTGATGGTTTCTACCGGTGAAAATCTACTGGGAAGAGTGTTAAATGGTTTAGGTGTTCCTATTGATAACAAGGGACCACTTAACACCATCGATAAAAGATCGGTCTTCTCTGCTGTTCCAAACCCACTAAGCCGAAACCGAATAACCGAGCCATTTCATACCGGTATCAAAGCAATCGATAGTTTGATCACCATAGGCAAAGGTCAGAGAATGGGAATCTTTGCGGGAAGTGGTGTTGGAAAAAGTGTTCTGATGGGCATGATGGCTAAAAACTGCAAATCAGATATTAATGTCATTGCCTTAATCGGTGAGCGGGGAAGAGAGGTAAGAGAGTTTATTGAACGTGATCTTGGACCTGAAGGTATGGCCAGGTCGGTGCTCGTTGTGGCCACAAGTGACCAACCTGCTCTAATAAGAATAAAAGGTGCTCTTATTGCTGCTTCCATTGCCGAATACTTCCGGGATCAGGGTAAAAATGTTCTTTTTCTGGCAGATTCAATTACCCGCCTTGCAATGGCACAACGGGAGATAGGACTTGCTGTAGGCGAACCCCCTGCCACCAAAGGGTACACGCCTTCGGTTTTCTCGCTTCTACCACAATTTCTGGAAAGAGCCGGAAATTCTGATAAGGGTACCATTACAGGGCTTTTTACGGTGTTGGTGGAAGGTGATGATATGGATGAGCCTATAGCTGATACTGCCCGATCGATTCTTGATGGTCATATTGTGCTATCAAGGAAACTTGCACACCAAAACCACTTTCCAGCTATTGATGTGCTTGAAAGTATATCAAGGTGTATGAATGATATCGCAAAAAAGGAACATGTATCGATCAGCAGTAGAATAAAAGATCTTATGGCAGCTTACAGAGAAAATGAAGATCTGATCCAAATTGGCGCATATGTAGCGGGAACCAATGAAAGAGTGGATAGAGCAATAAAAATTCAGCAACATATAAAAACATTTCTACGCCAATCAACTGATACATCCTCTGATTTTGATGGAAACATTAAAAAGTTAAGAGAGCTCTTAGCTGCTGCAGGATAA
- a CDS encoding FliH/SctL family protein, giving the protein MDNNNFEEENVPTLIDQLLKAKDPASVGLKKILRKKVEEHNDFPLHAPNLESFDTPDKSGILSADERHILELEKKILELKNQITRKENIAKQAVNNAYNKGKKEGVAEGEILGKKRADEEYNAQLEKLQQNILTVLQNLEKSKKEMIWRSEGAVMRVSFAIAKKIIGAELSTNHELVLKVIKKALSSISQKEDIIIRISPQDLETVKKGKEFWAPVSERLKDIVIEEDNRIDKGGCIIESGNGLVDARIDVQMEEINSLIEKSWSQQTEGQSPTIPDDS; this is encoded by the coding sequence ATGGATAATAACAATTTTGAGGAAGAAAATGTTCCAACCCTTATAGATCAGCTCCTCAAAGCCAAAGATCCTGCTTCGGTTGGGTTGAAGAAAATTCTTCGCAAAAAGGTTGAGGAACACAACGACTTCCCACTTCATGCCCCCAATCTGGAATCATTTGATACTCCTGATAAAAGCGGAATCTTAAGCGCCGATGAAAGGCATATTCTTGAGCTTGAAAAAAAGATTCTTGAACTGAAAAATCAGATTACAAGAAAAGAGAATATCGCAAAACAGGCAGTTAATAACGCGTATAACAAGGGCAAAAAGGAGGGGGTTGCTGAAGGGGAAATCCTCGGTAAAAAAAGAGCTGATGAAGAATATAACGCACAGTTAGAAAAGCTTCAGCAGAATATATTAACTGTCCTTCAAAACCTGGAAAAATCAAAAAAGGAGATGATCTGGCGCTCTGAAGGTGCTGTGATGAGGGTATCGTTTGCAATCGCTAAAAAAATAATCGGTGCTGAGTTGTCCACTAATCATGAACTAGTGCTGAAAGTTATTAAAAAAGCTCTTAGCTCCATATCACAAAAAGAGGATATCATTATACGAATATCTCCTCAGGATTTAGAAACTGTTAAGAAGGGAAAAGAGTTCTGGGCACCGGTAAGTGAACGACTTAAGGATATTGTAATCGAAGAGGACAACAGAATAGACAAGGGGGGGTGTATAATTGAGTCGGGGAACGGATTAGTCGATGCAAGAATCGATGTTCAGATGGAGGAAATAAATTCATTGATTGAAAAAAGTTGGTCACAGCAAACAGAAGGTCAATCTCCAACCATCCCGGATGATTCATGA
- the fliG gene encoding flagellar motor switch protein FliG, with the protein MPILDRNEKAGFYKENYVSPKDSKKPKAVDVSGIPGPAKAAIVMVALGSEASGQIFKNLDEADVERLSTEIARLENVQPEIREAILEEFHEIAMAHQYISQGGIDYAREVLEKALGSRKAKEILEKVQQTIRTTGFNLLENIDPKQLVNFIQKEHPQTIALLLAHMSATNAAPIISSLPQELQVDVTTRIATMESISPETLDQVEEVLVSQIKSLFGGDVSEVGGVKAVAEMLNSVDRGAEKNILGNLERDNPELATEIKNLMFVFEDVLLLDDRSMQRVLKEIDTKELSMALKGASEELQDKFFRNMSSRASEMIKEDMEYMGPIRLKDVEEVQQRIVDVVRRLEEDGEIIISGRGGEDDIVV; encoded by the coding sequence ATGCCCATTTTAGATCGCAACGAAAAAGCAGGTTTCTATAAAGAAAATTATGTATCCCCCAAAGATTCCAAGAAACCCAAAGCGGTAGATGTATCAGGTATTCCGGGTCCTGCTAAAGCCGCAATCGTTATGGTTGCTCTTGGGTCTGAAGCTTCCGGCCAGATCTTTAAAAATCTCGATGAAGCAGATGTGGAGCGTCTTTCCACCGAAATTGCACGATTGGAAAACGTTCAACCTGAAATACGCGAAGCTATTCTGGAAGAGTTTCACGAAATTGCAATGGCCCACCAGTACATCTCCCAGGGCGGAATCGATTATGCACGTGAAGTGCTTGAAAAAGCACTGGGATCTCGCAAAGCCAAGGAGATACTGGAAAAAGTTCAGCAAACTATAAGAACAACAGGATTTAATCTTTTAGAGAATATCGACCCAAAACAGCTGGTCAATTTTATTCAAAAAGAACATCCCCAAACCATTGCCCTTCTTCTTGCACATATGAGCGCGACCAACGCAGCTCCGATCATCTCCTCCTTACCCCAGGAGTTGCAGGTGGACGTTACAACAAGAATCGCAACCATGGAAAGCATCTCACCAGAAACCCTCGATCAGGTCGAAGAGGTGCTGGTCAGTCAGATAAAATCCTTGTTTGGCGGTGATGTATCTGAGGTTGGTGGTGTTAAAGCAGTTGCAGAGATGCTTAATAGCGTTGATCGGGGAGCTGAGAAGAATATTCTTGGAAATCTGGAAAGAGACAATCCTGAACTTGCCACCGAAATTAAAAACCTTATGTTTGTCTTCGAGGATGTGCTTCTTCTGGATGATCGCTCGATGCAGCGGGTATTAAAAGAGATAGATACCAAGGAACTTTCTATGGCGCTCAAGGGTGCTTCAGAAGAGCTTCAGGACAAATTCTTCAGAAATATGTCATCACGTGCTTCTGAAATGATAAAGGAAGATATGGAGTATATGGGCCCGATCCGGCTAAAAGATGTGGAAGAGGTTCAGCAAAGAATTGTTGATGTGGTCAGAAGGTTGGAAGAGGATGGCGAAATCATAATCAGTGGTCGCGGTGGCGAGGACGACATAGTCGTATAA